The following are from one region of the Littorina saxatilis isolate snail1 linkage group LG4, US_GU_Lsax_2.0, whole genome shotgun sequence genome:
- the LOC138964943 gene encoding probable palmitoyltransferase ZDHHC24, producing the protein MMLALKSAFHHWRHKRALGDQISMSIFFFGGIFLIWYELIHIPSFYHTEWSLAYTLHLLLFIFLAVNIYGNWLMVFLTDVTGKGMVYPTGSLPHGWHFCDECRANRPPRSHHCRLCRACVLKHDHHCWFPGTCIGYDNHRYFLALCVYITVAALYGNIYNWSFVWSVKGEYTLLNLLSLIFPLLTVALGHETWYTFCITTLTMFGIALMNIFTWVLVLQVLQILHGQTRYERTQRITKYDRGLWANLEEVLGYRKFLVLLCPWLRSSLPGDGVSFHSHGQKAS; encoded by the coding sequence ATGATGTTGGCACTGAAGTCAGCTTTTCATCACTGGCGCCACAAGAGAGCTCTTGGAGACCAGATCTCCATGAGTATTTTCTTCTTTGGCGGAATCTTCCTCATCTGGTATgagctgatccacatcccatctTTCTACCACACAGAATGGTCGCTCGCGTACACCCTGCACCTTCTCCTCTTCATTTTCCTTGCTGTCAACATCTACGGTAACTGGTTGATGGTGTTTCTGACCGACGTCACAGGGAAAGGGATGGTGTACCCCACAGGTTCTTTACCCCATGGCTGGCACTTCTGCGATGAATGCCGCGCCAACCGACCTCCGAGATCCCACCACTGCCGCCTGTGCAGAGCCTGCGTCTTGAAGCACGACCACCACTGCTGGTTCCCAGGCACGTGCATCGGCTATGACAACCACCGCTACTTTTTGGCTCTGTGTGTTTACATCACCGTTGCGGCCTTGTATGGCAACATCTACAACTGGAGCTTTGTGTGGAGCGTGAAAGGGGAATACACTCTCCTCAACCTGCTCTCACTGATTTTTCCCCTGTTGACAGTAGCGCTTGGCCACGAGACATGGTACACCTTCTGCATCACTACCCTAACCATGTTCGGAATCGCTCTGATGAACATCTTCACCTGGGTGCTGGTGCTTCAGGTGCTTCAAATCCTCCACGGGCAGACCAGGTATGAGAGAACTCAGAGAATTACAAAGTATGACCGAGGGTTGTGGGCCAACCTAGAGGAGGTCCTCGGTTATCGCAAGTTCCTTGTGCTGCTCTGCCCTTGGCTTAGGTCAAGCCTGCCCGGCGATGGCGTCAGTTTTCACTCACATGGGCAGAAAGCAAGCTGA
- the LOC138964944 gene encoding probable palmitoyltransferase ZDHHC24, with amino-acid sequence MQTIMLTLQSAAHRWLHKTVLGDQISMCVFFFGGFFVLWYELCHIASNFHTEWTVNYTLNVVLAIFVAVNIYSNWLMVFLTDVAGKEIVFPTGSAPEGWYYCDGCVANRPPRAHHCPLCKVCILKHDHHCWFAGSCIGYANHRYFFALVIHMTVAAIYCNIYNWSFVWSVKGDISFFNIVSFLLPHVAAVMGQETWYSFFITTLSMVGFALAVIFSWLLQIQVVQILHGQTRYERKKGITQYDQGVWANLEEVLGHHKFLVLLCPWLPSRLPGDGVRFYSQQQKAN; translated from the coding sequence ATGCAAACAATCATGTTAACACTGCAATCAGCTGCGCACAGATGGCTTCACAAAACAGTGCTGGGAGACCAGATCTCCATGTGCGTCTTCTTCTTTGGTGGATTCTTTGTCTTGTGGTATGAACTATGTCACATAGCTTCTAATTTCCACACAGAGTGGACAGTCAACTACACCTTGAACGTTGTGCTGGCCATTTTTGTTGCTGTCAACATCTACAGTAACTGGCTGATGGTGTTTTTGACAGACGTTGCAGGGAAGGAGATTGTCTTCCCCACAGGCTCTGCCCCTGAGGGCTGGTACTACTGTGACGGCTGTGTCGCTAACCGCCCACCCAGGGCACACCACTGCCCGCTGTGCAAAGTCTGTATCCTCAAACACGATCACCACTGCTGGTTTGCAGGCTCGTGCATCGGCTATGCCAACCATCGCTACTTCTTCGCCTTGGTCATCCACATGACCGTGGCGGCCATCTACTGCAATATCTACAACTGGAGCTTTGTGTGGAGCGTGAAGGGAGACATCTCGTTTTTCAACATCGTATCCTTCCTACTCCCCCACGTGGCAGCCGTCATGGGCCAAGAGACGTGGTACTCCTTCTTCATCACCACACTCTCCATGGTCGGCTTTGCCCTGGCAGTCATCTTCAGCTGGTTGCTGCAGATTCAGGTGGTTCAGATCCTCCACGGCCAGACGAGGTACGAGAGAAAGAAGGGGATCACACAGTATGACCAAGGGGTGTGGGCCAACCTGGAGGAGGTTCTGGGTCATCACAAGTTTCTGGTGCTTCTTTGTCCCTGGCTGCCATCACGTCTGCCTGGTGACGGTGTCAGGTTCTACTCGCAACAACAGAAAGCAAACTGA